A DNA window from Longimicrobium sp. contains the following coding sequences:
- a CDS encoding NAD(+) synthase, whose amino-acid sequence MDRPFDSVYSHGFVRVAVCVPHVRVADPGFNVERTLGLARRASELGAAVALFPELGISAYTSEDLFHQSALLDGVVDALGALVRASAGLAPVLLVGAPLLFEGKLFNCAVVVYRGRVLGIVPKSFLPNYREFYERRQFTPGHLAVSREVPFLGATVPFGADLLFDAVNVHGFALGVEICEDAWVPVTPSTWLAMAGATVLANLSASNITLGKAEYRRDLCAGISAKCIAGYLYSAAGPGESTTDLAWDGHALIHENGELLAESRRFADEEQVIAADLDLERLAQDRMRMTTFNDCVGAHRERVREVRRVGFEFQVPPAVSPPLRRVPRYPFVPSDPKMLDLRCFEAYNIQVHGLMKRLAATGIQKVVIGVSGGLDSTHALIVAVRTMDRLGLPRTNVLGYTMPGFATSTATRENAWNLMRALGITPGEIDIRPSAELMLRDIGHPFAAGEPVYDVTFENAQAGERTSHLFRLANYHEALVVGTGDLSELALGWATYGVGDHMSHYNVNASVPKTLIQYLIRWVAGSGEVSPEAAAVLREIVETEISPELVPHPEGQADRSRPAQRTEDVVGPYALQDFTLYYVTRFGFRPSKVAFLAHHAWGDRGRGEWPELVPPEKRGEYTLAEIKRWLEVFLWRFFKTSQFKRSAVPNGPKVGSGGSLSPRGDWRAPSDSEAVVWLDELQRNVPDGSA is encoded by the coding sequence TTGGACCGCCCCTTCGACTCGGTCTACTCCCACGGCTTCGTGCGCGTGGCCGTCTGCGTCCCGCACGTGCGCGTGGCCGACCCGGGCTTCAACGTCGAGCGCACGCTGGGGCTGGCGCGGCGGGCGTCGGAGCTGGGCGCCGCCGTGGCGCTCTTCCCCGAGCTGGGGATCTCGGCCTACACCAGCGAAGACCTCTTCCACCAGAGCGCGCTGCTGGACGGCGTGGTGGACGCGCTCGGCGCTCTGGTGCGCGCGAGCGCCGGGCTCGCCCCCGTCCTCCTGGTGGGCGCGCCGCTCCTCTTCGAGGGCAAGCTCTTCAACTGCGCGGTGGTGGTCTACCGCGGCCGCGTGCTGGGGATCGTGCCGAAGAGCTTCCTCCCCAACTACCGCGAGTTCTACGAGCGGCGCCAGTTCACCCCCGGGCACCTGGCGGTCTCGCGCGAGGTGCCGTTCCTGGGCGCGACGGTTCCCTTCGGCGCCGACCTGCTCTTCGACGCCGTGAACGTGCACGGCTTCGCGCTGGGGGTGGAGATCTGCGAGGACGCGTGGGTGCCGGTGACGCCCAGCACCTGGCTGGCGATGGCGGGCGCCACCGTGCTGGCCAACCTCTCGGCCAGCAACATCACCCTGGGCAAGGCCGAGTACCGCCGCGACCTGTGCGCCGGGATCTCGGCCAAGTGCATCGCCGGCTACCTGTACTCGGCCGCCGGGCCGGGCGAGTCCACCACCGACCTGGCGTGGGACGGGCACGCGCTGATCCACGAGAACGGCGAGCTGCTGGCCGAGAGCCGCCGTTTCGCCGACGAGGAGCAGGTGATCGCTGCCGACCTGGACCTGGAGCGGCTGGCCCAGGACCGCATGCGCATGACCACCTTCAACGACTGCGTGGGCGCGCACCGCGAGCGGGTGCGCGAGGTCCGCCGCGTGGGCTTCGAGTTCCAGGTGCCGCCGGCCGTCTCGCCGCCGCTGCGCCGGGTGCCGCGCTACCCGTTCGTCCCCAGCGACCCGAAGATGCTGGACCTGCGCTGCTTCGAGGCGTACAACATCCAGGTGCACGGGCTGATGAAGCGCCTGGCGGCCACGGGGATCCAGAAGGTGGTGATCGGCGTCTCGGGCGGGCTCGACTCCACCCACGCGCTGATCGTGGCCGTGCGCACCATGGACCGGCTGGGGCTGCCGCGCACCAACGTCCTGGGCTACACCATGCCCGGCTTCGCCACCAGCACGGCCACGCGCGAGAACGCCTGGAACCTGATGCGCGCGCTGGGGATCACCCCGGGGGAGATCGACATCCGCCCCAGCGCCGAGCTGATGCTGCGCGACATCGGCCACCCGTTCGCGGCGGGCGAGCCGGTGTACGACGTCACCTTCGAGAACGCGCAGGCCGGCGAGCGCACCTCGCACCTCTTCCGCCTGGCCAACTACCACGAGGCGCTGGTGGTGGGCACGGGCGACCTGAGCGAGCTGGCGCTGGGGTGGGCCACCTACGGCGTGGGCGACCACATGTCGCACTACAACGTGAACGCCTCGGTCCCCAAGACGCTCATCCAGTACCTGATCCGCTGGGTGGCGGGGAGCGGCGAGGTGAGCCCGGAGGCCGCCGCCGTGCTGCGCGAGATCGTGGAGACGGAGATCTCGCCCGAGCTGGTGCCGCACCCGGAGGGGCAGGCAGACCGCTCGCGCCCCGCGCAGCGCACCGAGGACGTGGTGGGCCCCTACGCGCTGCAGGACTTCACCCTGTACTACGTCACCCGCTTCGGCTTCCGCCCCAGCAAGGTGGCGTTCCTGGCGCACCACGCCTGGGGCGACCGCGGGCGCGGCGAGTGGCCCGAGCTGGTGCCGCCGGAGAAGCGCGGCGAGTACACCCTGGCCGAGATCAAGCGCTGGCTGGAGGTCTTCCTCTGGCGCTTCTTCAAGACCAGCCAGTTCAAGCGCTCCGCCGTGCCCAACGGCCCCAAGGTGGGCTCCGGCGGCTCCCTCTCCCCCCGCGGCGACTGGCGCGCCCCCAGCGACAGCGAGGCGGTGGTGTGGCTGGACGAGCTGCAGAGGAACGTGCCGGACGGGAGTGCGTGA
- a CDS encoding ATP-binding protein — MMTIGEVESLVSGGESEIIEFKRSTGQRSDAMRTVCGMLNSRGGYVLFGVTDEGRIVGQEVSTRTLEDLVHEIRRIDPQPALTPERVPLAGGREVIVIAVPGSTSGPFAYDGRPYVRHGPVTAAMPQERFRQLVLERLHPMHRWETQPAHGFGIDDLDLGELTVTVEEAVRRTRLADPGTRDPAHLLRGLRLMQGGQVLNAAVALFGRADRFLPHYPQCLLRLARFRGKDKTEFIDNRRETGNAFDLLLRAQRFLRDHLPVAGRVVPELFERVDDPLYPPVALREALANALCHRDYAMPGGSVGIALYDDRLEITSTGRLPFGLTPEDLTVDHTSLPWNPLIAGIFHLRGIIEQWGRGTQKIRALTEEAGLVAPEFEVRGGEVVVRFHPTRYVAPSRVSRPLSPLQQRILEALSEIGPATLGEVDAHLGAGTPKLTVKDNLHTLRQLELVKLTGRARTARWSLI; from the coding sequence ATGATGACCATCGGCGAAGTCGAATCCCTCGTATCCGGCGGCGAGTCGGAGATCATCGAGTTCAAGCGGAGCACGGGGCAGCGCTCCGACGCGATGCGGACCGTCTGCGGGATGCTGAACAGCCGCGGGGGCTACGTCCTTTTCGGCGTGACGGACGAGGGCCGGATCGTGGGACAGGAAGTTTCCACGCGCACCCTGGAAGATCTGGTGCACGAGATCCGGCGGATCGACCCGCAGCCGGCGCTCACGCCCGAGCGCGTCCCGCTGGCGGGCGGCCGGGAGGTGATCGTCATCGCGGTCCCGGGGAGCACCAGCGGCCCCTTCGCCTACGACGGACGCCCGTACGTCCGCCACGGCCCGGTGACCGCCGCGATGCCGCAGGAGCGCTTCCGCCAGCTGGTGCTGGAGCGGCTGCACCCGATGCACCGCTGGGAGACGCAGCCGGCGCACGGTTTCGGGATCGACGACCTCGACCTGGGCGAGCTGACGGTCACCGTCGAGGAGGCGGTCCGCCGGACGCGGCTCGCCGACCCCGGAACGCGCGACCCGGCGCACCTGCTGCGGGGGCTGCGCTTGATGCAGGGCGGCCAGGTGCTCAACGCGGCGGTCGCGCTGTTCGGCCGGGCGGACCGATTCCTCCCGCACTACCCACAGTGCCTCCTCCGCCTGGCGCGCTTCCGTGGCAAGGACAAGACGGAGTTCATCGACAACCGGCGGGAGACGGGAAATGCCTTCGACCTCCTGCTGCGCGCGCAGCGCTTCCTCCGCGACCACCTTCCCGTGGCCGGCCGGGTGGTGCCGGAGCTCTTTGAGCGGGTGGACGACCCGCTGTACCCGCCCGTGGCCCTGCGCGAGGCGCTCGCGAACGCGCTCTGCCACCGCGACTACGCGATGCCCGGCGGCTCCGTGGGCATCGCCCTGTACGACGACCGGCTGGAGATCACCAGCACCGGGCGGCTTCCCTTCGGCCTGACGCCGGAGGACCTCACGGTGGACCACACTTCGCTGCCGTGGAACCCGCTCATCGCCGGCATCTTCCACCTCCGCGGGATCATTGAGCAGTGGGGGCGCGGCACCCAGAAGATCCGCGCGCTGACCGAGGAGGCGGGGCTGGTCGCGCCCGAGTTCGAGGTGCGGGGCGGCGAGGTCGTGGTGCGCTTCCATCCCACCCGGTACGTGGCTCCCAGCCGGGTCAGCCGGCCGCTGAGCCCCCTCCAGCAGCGGATCTTGGAAGCTCTCTCCGAGATCGGGCCGGCGACTCTCGGCGAGGTCGACGCGCACCTCGGTGCCGGCACGCCCAAGCTGACCGTGAAGGACAACCTGCACACGCTGCGGCAGCTGGAGCTGGTGAAGCTCACCGGCAGGGCGCGGACGGCGCGGTGGAGCCTGATCTGA
- a CDS encoding alpha/beta hydrolase: MQRQSLLLATGAAFTLAACASAPPQDAARVPAAFVSDRIEVVTRGSGPDVILVPGLAAYRDVWAEAAGALDDRYRLHLVQVKGFAGVAPGANAEGPVAAPVAEEIARYIREADLDRPAVVGHSMGGSIGIMLAARHPESVGRLMVVDMMPFLGAMFGPPGTTAESVRPVAAQMRDSMLARPAGSDGMLERMVAGMTRRDSMRSVLARYARDSDRRTVANAFHELIVTDLRPELARITVPVAVLYVVPPNVPMSPAEFDAAVRQSYASAAATARFTRIPDSNHYIQLDQPALLVTEVDALMRQ; encoded by the coding sequence GTGCAGCGCCAATCGCTCCTGCTCGCCACGGGCGCGGCATTCACGCTCGCCGCATGTGCCTCGGCGCCGCCGCAGGACGCCGCGCGCGTCCCGGCCGCTTTCGTCTCGGACCGCATCGAGGTGGTCACCCGCGGGAGCGGGCCCGACGTGATCCTCGTCCCCGGCCTCGCCGCGTACCGCGACGTCTGGGCCGAAGCCGCCGGGGCGCTCGACGACCGCTACCGCCTCCACCTGGTGCAGGTGAAGGGGTTCGCCGGGGTCGCGCCCGGCGCGAACGCCGAGGGTCCGGTCGCCGCGCCGGTGGCGGAGGAGATCGCGCGCTACATCCGCGAGGCGGACCTGGACCGGCCGGCGGTGGTCGGGCACTCGATGGGCGGCTCGATCGGCATCATGCTCGCCGCGCGCCACCCGGAGAGCGTCGGCCGCCTGATGGTGGTCGACATGATGCCGTTCCTGGGCGCGATGTTCGGCCCCCCCGGGACCACGGCGGAGAGCGTGCGGCCGGTCGCGGCGCAGATGCGCGACTCCATGCTCGCGCGCCCCGCCGGATCCGACGGGATGCTCGAGCGGATGGTCGCCGGCATGACCCGCAGGGACTCGATGCGGTCCGTCCTCGCGCGCTACGCGCGGGACAGCGACCGCCGCACGGTGGCCAACGCGTTCCACGAGCTGATCGTGACCGACCTGCGGCCCGAGCTCGCGCGCATCACCGTCCCGGTGGCGGTGCTGTACGTCGTTCCGCCGAACGTGCCGATGTCGCCCGCGGAGTTCGATGCGGCGGTGCGCCAGTCCTACGCCAGCGCGGCGGCGACCGCGCGGTTCACGAGGATCCCCGACAGCAACCACTACATCCAGCTCGACCAGCCGGCGCTGCTCGTGACGGAGGTGGATGCTCTCATGCGGCAGTGA
- a CDS encoding carboxymuconolactone decarboxylase family protein: MQDAATTAVPTASDGREAAAAHGPRIDYTRVAPEAARAQFAMEAYVRQCGLEHSLIHLVKLRASYLNGCAYCVDMHTKDARAAGESEQRLYAIPVWREGPFFTPRERAALAWTEAVTEVGRTGVPDEVFEEVRRHFSEAEIVDLTVAVVAINGWNRLAVSFRAPVGSYVPRAAAQ; the protein is encoded by the coding sequence ATGCAGGATGCCGCAACGACCGCCGTCCCTACCGCGAGCGACGGCCGGGAAGCCGCCGCCGCGCACGGACCGCGGATCGACTACACCCGCGTGGCGCCGGAGGCGGCGCGGGCGCAGTTCGCGATGGAGGCCTACGTGCGCCAGTGCGGGCTGGAGCACTCGCTGATCCACCTGGTCAAGCTGCGCGCGTCGTACCTCAACGGCTGCGCCTACTGCGTGGACATGCACACCAAGGACGCGCGCGCGGCCGGCGAGAGCGAGCAGCGGCTGTACGCAATCCCGGTCTGGCGCGAGGGGCCGTTCTTCACGCCCCGCGAGCGGGCCGCGCTCGCCTGGACCGAGGCGGTCACCGAGGTCGGCCGCACGGGCGTGCCCGACGAGGTGTTCGAGGAGGTGCGGCGCCACTTCAGCGAGGCCGAGATCGTGGACCTCACCGTCGCCGTGGTCGCCATCAACGGGTGGAACCGCCTGGCGGTGAGCTTCCGGGCGCCGGTGGGGAGCTACGTCCCGCGCGCGGCCGCGCAGTGA
- the sigJ gene encoding RNA polymerase sigma factor SigJ, producing MIAPDPSGISAEVLSHRPRLLGLAYRMLGDAQEAEDIVQEAYLRWLRIDPATVQSPEAWLVTVVSRLALDRLRRSATERAAYAGPWLPAPVATPSPDAGAERASDLSIALLMLLERLAPEERAAFLLRDVFDTGYAEIAHALGRSEAAVRQMVHRARERVRAGRPRFAPPPEARERLLHRFLQALADDDRDGVLALLAPDVTFTTDGGGKVPAARNVVSGADRVCRFVLGLERKYGGRTGHRVAPVNGHPALLTFWEGRLLAVTELAMDGERIVAFYRVMNPDKLRHAADSAPEIE from the coding sequence ATGATCGCACCCGACCCGTCCGGCATCTCCGCGGAGGTGCTGTCCCACCGCCCGCGGCTGCTCGGCCTGGCGTACCGCATGCTGGGCGACGCGCAGGAGGCGGAGGACATCGTGCAGGAGGCCTACCTGCGCTGGCTGCGGATCGACCCCGCCACGGTCCAGTCGCCCGAGGCGTGGCTGGTGACCGTCGTCAGCCGCCTGGCGCTCGACCGCCTGCGCAGGAGCGCCACCGAGCGGGCGGCGTACGCCGGCCCGTGGCTCCCCGCGCCCGTCGCCACCCCCTCGCCCGACGCCGGCGCGGAGCGCGCCTCCGACCTCTCCATCGCGCTGCTGATGCTGCTGGAGCGGCTCGCGCCCGAGGAGCGGGCGGCGTTCCTGCTGCGCGACGTCTTCGACACCGGCTACGCCGAGATCGCCCACGCGCTGGGGCGCAGCGAGGCGGCGGTCCGCCAGATGGTGCACCGCGCGCGGGAGCGCGTGCGCGCCGGCCGCCCGCGCTTCGCCCCGCCGCCCGAGGCGCGGGAGCGGCTCCTCCACCGCTTCCTCCAGGCCCTCGCCGACGACGACCGCGACGGGGTGCTCGCCCTGCTCGCGCCCGACGTGACCTTCACCACCGACGGCGGCGGCAAGGTGCCGGCGGCGCGCAACGTGGTGTCCGGCGCCGACCGCGTCTGCCGGTTCGTGCTGGGGCTGGAGCGCAAGTACGGCGGCCGGACCGGGCACCGCGTGGCCCCGGTCAACGGCCATCCGGCGCTGCTCACCTTCTGGGAAGGCCGCCTGCTCGCCGTCACCGAGCTGGCGATGGACGGCGAGCGCATCGTGGCCTTCTACCGCGTGATGAACCCCGACAAGCTGCGCCACGCCGCGGACTCCGCCCCGGAGATCGAATGA
- a CDS encoding copper oxidase, translated as MSESTNRQAAEAARKSRRDFLRFSALGLAVPVVGTALAACREEAAQGAQAPAATAVAHDSDASGGTTAPHPRSPAEIRAAADEMDRHHEAGVKSFPAKTEGKGNQPFAPRIENGVKVFELTAEVLQWETEPGKRVEAWAYNRQVPGPQIRVKEGDRVRVVLHNRLPESTAVHFHGLELPNDQDGVPFITQPPVKPGESYTYEFTVPNAGSHMYHSHHNAAKQVGNGLLGAFIVEPKAPRPIERVDVDYVMILNDGAHGYTLNGKGFPATEPVVAKQGQKVRIRFMNEGMMIHPMHLHGMHMTVIDKDGWPQPAPWKCDTLNVAPGERWDVIVDCNNPGTWAFHCHILPHAEGPMGMFGMVTALVVEKASA; from the coding sequence ATGAGCGAGAGCACGAACCGCCAGGCCGCCGAGGCCGCCCGCAAGTCCCGGCGCGACTTCCTGCGCTTCTCCGCGCTGGGGCTCGCGGTGCCGGTGGTGGGGACCGCGCTGGCCGCGTGCAGGGAAGAGGCGGCGCAGGGTGCACAGGCGCCCGCCGCGACCGCCGTGGCCCACGACAGCGACGCCAGCGGCGGCACCACCGCGCCGCACCCCAGGAGCCCGGCCGAGATCCGCGCCGCCGCCGACGAGATGGACCGCCACCACGAGGCGGGTGTCAAGTCGTTCCCGGCGAAGACCGAGGGGAAGGGGAACCAGCCCTTCGCGCCCCGCATCGAGAACGGGGTGAAGGTGTTCGAGCTCACCGCCGAGGTGCTGCAGTGGGAGACCGAGCCCGGGAAGCGGGTGGAGGCGTGGGCGTATAACCGCCAGGTGCCGGGCCCGCAGATCCGCGTGAAGGAGGGCGACCGGGTGCGCGTGGTGCTGCACAACAGGCTCCCCGAGTCCACCGCCGTGCACTTCCACGGGTTGGAGCTGCCGAACGACCAGGACGGCGTGCCGTTCATCACCCAGCCGCCGGTGAAGCCGGGCGAGAGCTACACCTACGAGTTCACGGTCCCCAACGCGGGCTCGCACATGTACCACTCGCACCACAACGCGGCCAAGCAGGTGGGGAACGGGCTGCTGGGCGCCTTCATCGTGGAGCCGAAGGCCCCGCGCCCGATTGAGCGGGTGGACGTGGACTACGTGATGATCCTGAACGACGGCGCCCACGGCTACACCCTGAACGGCAAGGGCTTCCCGGCCACCGAGCCGGTCGTGGCGAAGCAGGGTCAGAAGGTGCGCATCCGCTTCATGAACGAGGGGATGATGATCCACCCGATGCACCTGCACGGGATGCACATGACGGTGATCGACAAGGACGGCTGGCCGCAGCCCGCGCCGTGGAAGTGCGACACGCTGAACGTGGCCCCCGGCGAGCGCTGGGACGTGATCGTCGACTGCAACAACCCCGGCACCTGGGCGTTTCACTGCCACATCCTCCCCCACGCCGAGGGGCCGATGGGGATGTTCGGGATGGTGACGGCGCTGGTGGTGGAGAAGGCGAGTGCGTGA
- a CDS encoding CHAT domain-containing protein — protein sequence MQQAEERKHLLAEATRLYDQGRPAEALPLFAQCLSLFGEEDRSSVEYADFCGNYGSALAESGNLKLAERMFNAALLVYGSRGQKAGVARTHFNLGNVYGYMNSRQRCSDHYRHALEAYRDCKDARGEGATLLQLANHYAGMGVFDEARERLKEFEGLDERVRRDPELRRSWRFQQAKIALHDGQPAQALTHLEEALDCARQTGVPDYVEEAESALAQVRRMLGGTQEEELPALERAYQASKERQDRHLLERAYELARALAAKGEWERALALYDECLDLVDTRRGSLDGAERFHWMEQLAGVSQEYAALLFRHGRAEQALEASERGQGRALLDLMFRHRIKLQGERTIRAADNGRVTLDAPRRAEIRSALRDADAHLFKILETGDTALAWLAGPDGRVDAWDAGPARAALERVIGLLLPPDEAGSPPPAGEAREVRAHGPAARVSWDELQQALAALYQALFPAGVRERLESGEGRLLVVPHRSYFHVPWAALGPAEGPSLGARWQVCVTPSVGVFMQLDRRRDPEAWRGLAGFQVPAAAIGDCGPQTVEIPAFPLPDAPTFSLSFCELPGTREEVRRVAELLDGAVFTGPQAHPAAVRAAATAAGVLHLATHGYWHLVSGELSFLVLAPSPAPRPGAASPGGGPGALFAYQLMGDDFTTRAELVTLSGCQTGLGSPHPDTYINLAHSFLVAGARCVLVSLWPIRDDAAAAFMEEFYLGLREGGRSPAEALQLAQAEMRRSILWSEGWNWSGFVLVGNAFHGFAPEPDGPRFPGPAFCGGDVLWEGEPEGAVLPLQNFAGERQAGGEGWLVSGERIVKIRKR from the coding sequence ATGCAACAAGCCGAGGAGCGGAAACACCTTCTCGCCGAGGCAACGCGCCTGTACGACCAGGGCAGACCCGCCGAAGCCCTCCCCCTTTTCGCGCAATGCCTCTCCCTGTTCGGTGAAGAGGACCGGTCGAGCGTCGAGTACGCGGACTTCTGCGGCAACTACGGCTCCGCGCTGGCCGAGTCCGGGAACCTCAAGCTGGCCGAGCGGATGTTCAACGCGGCCCTGCTGGTCTACGGGAGCCGGGGACAGAAGGCCGGCGTGGCGCGCACCCACTTCAACCTCGGCAACGTCTACGGCTACATGAACAGCCGTCAGCGTTGCTCCGACCACTACCGGCATGCGCTCGAGGCGTACCGCGACTGCAAGGATGCGCGCGGCGAGGGAGCCACCCTGCTGCAGCTGGCCAACCACTATGCCGGGATGGGGGTTTTCGACGAGGCGCGCGAGCGGCTGAAGGAGTTCGAGGGGCTGGACGAGCGCGTCAGGCGGGACCCCGAGCTCCGCCGGTCGTGGCGCTTCCAGCAGGCGAAGATCGCCCTGCACGACGGGCAGCCGGCGCAGGCGCTGACGCACCTGGAGGAGGCGCTCGACTGCGCGCGCCAGACCGGCGTTCCGGACTACGTCGAAGAGGCGGAGAGCGCGCTCGCGCAGGTCCGGCGGATGCTGGGAGGGACGCAGGAGGAGGAGCTGCCCGCGCTGGAGCGGGCCTACCAGGCTTCGAAGGAGCGGCAGGACCGCCACCTCCTGGAGAGGGCGTACGAGCTGGCGCGGGCGCTGGCCGCGAAAGGGGAGTGGGAGAGAGCCTTGGCGCTGTACGACGAATGCCTGGACCTGGTCGACACCCGGCGCGGCAGCCTGGACGGCGCGGAGCGGTTCCACTGGATGGAGCAGCTGGCCGGCGTGAGCCAGGAGTACGCCGCCCTCCTGTTCCGCCACGGCCGCGCCGAGCAGGCGCTGGAAGCCTCCGAGCGCGGGCAGGGGCGCGCGCTCCTCGACCTGATGTTCCGCCACCGGATCAAGCTCCAGGGCGAGCGCACCATCCGCGCCGCCGACAACGGGCGCGTGACCCTGGACGCGCCCCGCCGGGCGGAGATCCGGTCCGCGTTGCGCGATGCGGACGCGCACCTGTTCAAGATCCTGGAAACCGGCGACACCGCACTGGCGTGGCTCGCCGGCCCCGACGGCCGCGTGGACGCCTGGGACGCGGGGCCGGCCCGCGCCGCCCTGGAGCGGGTGATCGGGCTGCTGCTGCCGCCGGACGAGGCGGGCTCCCCGCCGCCCGCGGGCGAGGCGCGGGAAGTGCGCGCCCACGGGCCCGCGGCGCGCGTCTCCTGGGACGAGCTCCAGCAGGCGCTGGCGGCGCTCTACCAGGCGCTGTTCCCGGCGGGCGTGCGCGAGCGGCTGGAGAGCGGAGAGGGCCGCCTGCTGGTCGTCCCCCATCGCAGCTACTTCCACGTGCCGTGGGCGGCGCTCGGCCCGGCGGAGGGCCCCTCGCTCGGCGCCCGGTGGCAGGTCTGCGTGACGCCCTCGGTGGGCGTGTTCATGCAGCTGGACCGCCGGCGGGACCCCGAGGCGTGGCGCGGCCTGGCGGGCTTCCAGGTCCCCGCCGCCGCCATCGGGGACTGCGGGCCGCAGACCGTCGAGATCCCGGCGTTCCCCCTCCCGGACGCTCCCACCTTCTCCCTGAGCTTCTGCGAGCTCCCCGGCACGCGCGAGGAGGTGCGGCGCGTGGCCGAGCTCCTGGACGGCGCGGTGTTCACCGGGCCGCAGGCGCACCCCGCCGCCGTGCGCGCGGCCGCCACGGCCGCCGGCGTCCTGCACCTGGCGACCCACGGCTACTGGCACCTGGTTTCCGGGGAGCTGTCGTTCCTGGTCCTCGCCCCTTCTCCCGCCCCGCGGCCGGGCGCCGCCTCCCCCGGCGGAGGGCCGGGGGCGCTGTTCGCGTACCAGCTGATGGGGGACGACTTCACGACCCGCGCCGAGCTGGTGACGCTCTCCGGCTGCCAGACGGGGCTGGGCAGCCCCCACCCCGACACCTACATCAACCTCGCCCACAGCTTTCTCGTGGCGGGCGCCCGCTGCGTGCTGGTGAGCCTCTGGCCGATCCGCGACGACGCGGCCGCCGCGTTCATGGAGGAGTTCTACCTGGGCCTGCGGGAGGGCGGGCGCTCTCCCGCCGAGGCCCTGCAGCTGGCGCAGGCGGAGATGCGCCGGAGCATCCTCTGGAGCGAAGGGTGGAACTGGAGCGGGTTCGTGCTGGTGGGCAACGCCTTCCACGGCTTCGCCCCGGAGCCGGACGGACCCCGGTTCCCCGGCCCGGCCTTCTGCGGGGGGGACGTCCTGTGGGAAGGCGAGCCGGAAGGCGCCGTCCTGCCGCTGCAAAACTTCGCGGGCGAGCGCCAGGCGGGCGGCGAGGGCTGGCTCGTGAGCGGCGAGCGGATCGTGAAGATCCGCAAGCGCTAG